The following proteins are encoded in a genomic region of Bernardetia sp. MNP-M8:
- the dapB gene encoding 4-hydroxy-tetrahydrodipicolinate reductase, with product MKIALLGYGKMGKEIEKIALQKGHSISFRIDRNNKEELQKFSSQNTDVVIEFTSPESAFENVKFCLEKGIAVVCGSTGWNEQKKEIEKLVLDKANSEKTAFFWASNFSIGVNLFLEINAFAAKLMQNYADYDTEILEIHHTEKKDAPSGTAITLAETILENYNLKQDWQLVEKNDNKHSTNATSIPIFAEREEDVKGTHTTTYSSTVDEVSITHKAYSREGFAKGAVLAAEFLKDKKGVFGMKDLLKMD from the coding sequence ATGAAAATTGCATTGTTAGGATACGGAAAAATGGGAAAGGAAATTGAAAAAATTGCTCTTCAAAAAGGACATTCTATTTCTTTTCGTATTGATAGAAATAATAAAGAAGAATTACAAAAATTTTCTTCTCAAAATACTGATGTAGTTATTGAATTTACTTCGCCTGAAAGTGCTTTTGAAAATGTAAAATTTTGCTTAGAAAAAGGCATTGCAGTAGTCTGTGGTTCAACAGGCTGGAATGAGCAAAAAAAAGAAATTGAAAAATTAGTTTTAGATAAAGCTAATTCTGAAAAAACAGCTTTCTTTTGGGCTTCTAATTTTAGTATTGGAGTAAATCTTTTTTTAGAAATTAATGCTTTTGCAGCCAAATTAATGCAAAATTATGCTGATTATGATACTGAAATATTAGAAATCCATCATACAGAAAAAAAAGATGCTCCTAGTGGCACAGCTATCACATTAGCAGAAACAATTTTAGAAAATTATAACTTAAAACAAGATTGGCAATTAGTAGAAAAAAATGATAACAAGCATTCTACAAATGCAACTAGTATTCCTATCTTTGCAGAGCGAGAAGAGGATGTAAAAGGAACACACACTACTACTTATTCTTCTACTGTTGACGAGGTTTCGATTACTCATAAAGCCTATTCAAGGGAAGGATTTGCAAAAGGAGCAGTCTTGGCTGCCGAATTTTTGAAAGACAAAAAAGGTGTTTTTGGAATGAAAGATTTATTAAAAATGGACTAA
- a CDS encoding polyprenyl synthetase family protein: MSLKRIQTPIQSEMKIFEQKFRDFMRSDVMLLDKITNYIVKSKGKQMRPMFVFLSAGMCSESGTIGEVTYRGASLVELLHTATLVHDDVVDESNYRRGFFSINALWKNKVAVLVGDYLLSRGLLLSIDNGDFELLRIVSNAVREMSEGELLQIEKSRKLDITEEVYFEIIRQKTATLISACCGVGAASSGADKATVDLMKDFGEKIGIAFQIKDDLFDYGTAEVGKPLGIDIKERKMTLPLIYALKNASDKDRKHIIYLVKNKNNKADKINEVIEFVRKSDGIEYTKTVMQNYYKEAMEMLTIFPESEHKTSLMELVKYAIEREK, translated from the coding sequence ATGAGCCTCAAACGCATACAAACTCCCATTCAATCCGAAATGAAAATCTTTGAACAAAAGTTTAGAGATTTTATGCGTTCTGATGTAATGCTCTTGGATAAGATAACCAATTATATTGTCAAAAGTAAAGGAAAACAGATGCGACCGATGTTTGTCTTTCTTTCAGCTGGTATGTGTTCAGAATCTGGAACAATTGGAGAAGTAACTTATAGAGGAGCTTCTTTAGTAGAACTTTTACACACGGCTACACTCGTACACGATGATGTAGTTGATGAATCAAATTATAGAAGAGGTTTTTTTTCGATAAATGCACTTTGGAAAAATAAAGTAGCTGTCTTGGTAGGTGATTATTTGCTTTCTCGTGGTCTTTTGTTGTCAATTGATAATGGAGATTTTGAGCTTTTACGTATTGTTTCGAATGCTGTTAGAGAAATGAGTGAAGGAGAATTATTACAAATCGAAAAATCAAGAAAGTTAGATATTACCGAAGAGGTTTATTTTGAAATAATCAGGCAAAAAACGGCTACCCTTATCTCAGCTTGTTGTGGAGTTGGTGCTGCTTCATCAGGTGCAGACAAAGCAACAGTAGATTTAATGAAGGATTTTGGAGAAAAAATAGGAATTGCCTTTCAGATAAAAGATGATTTGTTCGATTACGGAACTGCCGAAGTAGGAAAACCATTAGGAATTGATATAAAAGAGAGAAAAATGACTTTACCTTTAATTTATGCTCTAAAAAATGCTTCTGATAAAGATAGAAAACACATCATTTATTTAGTAAAAAACAAGAATAATAAAGCTGATAAGATAAATGAAGTGATAGAATTTGTAAGAAAATCGGATGGAATAGAATATACCAAAACAGTTATGCAAAATTATTATAAAGAAGCCATGGAGATGCTAACCATTTTTCCAGAATCTGAACATAAAACTTCGCTTATGGAGCTAGTTAAGTATGCTATTGAGAGGGAGAAGTAA
- the rfbA gene encoding glucose-1-phosphate thymidylyltransferase RfbA: protein MKGIILAGGSGTRLHPLTLVMSKQLLPVYDKPMIYYPLSVLMQAGIKDILIITTPHDNPNFVNLLGDGSQFGCNFEYAIQEVPNGLAQAFVIGEKFIGDDSVALILGDNIFYGTGLQETLKKSQNPTGGIVFAYHVADPERYGVVEFDKGKKAISIEEKPLKPKSNFAVPGLYFYDNDVIEIAKTLKPSPRGEYEITDINKYYLEKGKLSVEIMDRGTAWLDTGTFHSLMQAGQFVEVIEARQDLKVGCIEEIAYKEGFISAEKLEELAKPLVKSGYGSYLLKILAQEKEFGK from the coding sequence ATGAAAGGAATTATTTTAGCTGGAGGTTCTGGAACACGTTTGCACCCTCTGACACTCGTAATGAGTAAACAACTTTTGCCTGTCTATGACAAACCAATGATTTATTATCCTCTTTCGGTTTTGATGCAAGCAGGAATTAAGGATATTTTGATAATCACAACACCCCATGACAACCCAAATTTTGTCAATCTTTTGGGAGATGGTTCACAGTTTGGGTGCAACTTCGAATATGCTATTCAAGAAGTTCCAAACGGACTTGCACAAGCATTTGTAATTGGAGAGAAATTTATTGGAGATGATAGCGTCGCTCTTATTTTGGGAGATAATATTTTTTATGGTACAGGTTTACAAGAAACTCTCAAAAAGAGCCAAAACCCAACTGGAGGAATTGTTTTTGCCTATCATGTAGCTGACCCTGAAAGATACGGAGTCGTAGAGTTTGACAAAGGCAAAAAAGCTATTTCTATTGAAGAAAAACCTTTAAAACCAAAATCAAATTTTGCTGTACCAGGGCTTTATTTTTATGACAATGATGTGATAGAAATTGCCAAAACTTTAAAACCTTCTCCACGAGGAGAATACGAAATTACAGATATTAACAAATATTACTTAGAAAAGGGCAAACTCTCTGTGGAGATAATGGACAGAGGAACAGCTTGGTTAGATACAGGAACTTTTCACTCTTTAATGCAAGCAGGACAGTTTGTAGAAGTAATTGAAGCAAGGCAAGATTTAAAAGTCGGTTGTATTGAAGAAATTGCTTATAAAGAAGGTTTTATTTCTGCTGAAAAGTTAGAAGAACTTGCAAAACCATTGGTAAAAAGTGGTTATGGTTCGTATCTTTTGAAAATTTTGGCTCAAGAAAAGGAATTTGGGAAGTAA
- a CDS encoding choice-of-anchor D domain-containing protein, which produces MNSILSKYFQFLIFSILLSSLLLVGCQDDGELLCPELEVYSLQSEIDISAKNEIAENQILSYEIEAEKAFELAFLLENKGGNTLKIGEIESISIDSTISFQLVQPLKNRFEKNESDSFKVNFEGLTEGEHQIPITIFSNDWNEPIFTFFIKIIVNAPPPPKLPNIKVYQETTFIPTQTGSYTFNDTEVGQRYETIFTIKNEGEAKLIISDIISTTSDFDVQNIAQNELLPNQETTFVVIFEPISVRSYFTQIQIENNDPNNEENPYVFEIVANPNPAPTPEIAVFHRKNNQNTELQNGFEFIEGGDLETSFREILEFEIENQGDGTLNLSSLQSDNPNFQVSNILTNSLESGQKTSFLVRFTAITLGENIGTISIQSNDSDENPFTFKIRFTVKEPAFRINYLTVTVPDGLNTIPSNTGENRTLFQKEFQVIDPQNLVTENAFLRVTIITNRGIRDSFTVTVSGTDGRRIFFENDFDDLFYRQSIRFAEATFIDFEVYLQLPTGERSNLEGYRLRRPDGAN; this is translated from the coding sequence ATGAATTCTATTCTTTCAAAATATTTTCAGTTTCTAATTTTTTCAATATTACTTTCTAGTTTACTTTTAGTGGGTTGTCAGGATGATGGAGAACTTCTTTGTCCCGAATTAGAGGTTTATTCTTTACAAAGTGAAATAGATATTTCTGCAAAAAATGAAATAGCTGAAAATCAGATTCTGTCTTATGAAATAGAAGCCGAGAAAGCCTTCGAATTAGCTTTCTTACTAGAAAATAAAGGAGGAAATACCCTTAAAATAGGAGAAATAGAGTCGATTTCTATAGATTCTACAATCAGCTTTCAGCTTGTACAACCTCTAAAAAATAGATTTGAGAAAAATGAGAGTGATTCTTTTAAAGTAAATTTTGAAGGCTTGACGGAAGGAGAACATCAAATTCCGATTACTATTTTTTCGAATGATTGGAATGAACCCATTTTTACTTTTTTTATTAAAATAATTGTAAATGCCCCACCTCCTCCAAAGTTGCCTAACATAAAAGTGTATCAAGAAACTACATTTATTCCAACTCAAACAGGAAGTTATACTTTTAATGATACAGAAGTAGGACAGCGATATGAAACTATTTTTACGATTAAGAATGAAGGAGAAGCAAAACTTATTATTTCAGATATTATTTCTACGACAAGTGATTTTGATGTTCAGAATATAGCTCAAAATGAACTTTTACCAAATCAAGAAACTACTTTTGTAGTCATTTTTGAACCTATAAGTGTTCGAAGTTATTTTACACAAATTCAGATTGAAAATAATGACCCAAATAATGAAGAAAACCCTTATGTTTTTGAAATAGTTGCTAATCCAAACCCTGCACCTACACCTGAAATAGCTGTTTTTCATCGAAAAAACAATCAAAATACAGAACTACAAAATGGTTTCGAATTTATAGAAGGAGGAGATTTAGAAACAAGTTTTCGAGAAATTTTAGAATTTGAAATTGAAAATCAAGGAGATGGAACACTCAACCTTTCTAGTTTGCAAAGTGATAATCCAAACTTTCAGGTTTCTAATATATTGACAAATAGCCTAGAGAGTGGTCAAAAAACGAGTTTTTTGGTTCGTTTTACAGCAATTACTTTAGGAGAAAACATAGGAACGATAAGCATTCAGAGCAATGATTCTGATGAAAATCCATTTACTTTCAAAATTCGTTTTACTGTAAAAGAACCTGCTTTTCGTATTAATTATTTGACAGTTACTGTTCCTGATGGACTAAATACAATTCCTTCTAATACAGGAGAAAATCGCACACTTTTTCAAAAAGAATTTCAAGTAATTGACCCACAAAACTTAGTGACTGAAAATGCCTTTTTGAGAGTTACTATAATTACAAATAGAGGAATTAGAGATTCTTTTACTGTAACTGTTTCAGGGACAGATGGACGCAGAATTTTCTTTGAGAATGATTTTGATGACCTTTTTTATAGACAAAGTATTCGCTTTGCAGAAGCAACTTTTATCGATTTTGAGGTGTATTTACAGCTTCCAACAGGAGAGCGCAGTAATTTGGAAGGTTATCGCTTGAGAAGACCAGATGGAGCTAATTAA
- the lepB gene encoding signal peptidase I — translation MAFFKKNQTEEESKDKTPKKKKSVAREWFDSILFAVIAASLIRWLLFEPFQIPTSSMENSLLVGDFLFVSKIHYGARSTKTPLQVPLTHQKIWGTDSTKSYLDWIQLPQFRLPGFSDIERNDVIVFNYPAEEQHPSDLRTNYIKRCIAIAGDEIEIKDRVIYVNGNATEFPAQSQHKYLVIASELLKAETFYDLGIPIDNQTGAVQPTPYNYNQYNDLEGSMSSLLENTSSTFEGAEKYKGQNVYPYIMDLSQEEVEKLKKYPKLFLDMIVSVDAQDNLFPTNRNYLNWDITKTGASASDFDWKLDNFGSLKVPNEGWKMTVTPQNLALYGKYIQDYEGNENVEISNGKLKIDGNELSEYVFKQNYYFMMGDNRHSSADSRFWGFVPEDHIVGKATMVFMSIDPDFNKGGVFSRMRWDRAFTIIE, via the coding sequence ATGGCATTTTTCAAAAAAAATCAAACAGAAGAAGAGTCTAAAGACAAGACACCCAAAAAGAAAAAAAGTGTTGCTAGAGAATGGTTTGATTCAATTCTTTTTGCTGTTATTGCAGCTAGTTTGATTCGTTGGCTTCTATTTGAGCCTTTTCAAATTCCAACTTCTTCAATGGAAAATTCTCTTTTAGTAGGTGATTTTTTGTTTGTTAGTAAGATTCATTATGGCGCAAGAAGTACCAAAACACCTCTTCAAGTTCCACTTACCCATCAAAAAATTTGGGGTACAGATTCTACAAAATCATACTTAGACTGGATTCAATTACCTCAATTTCGTTTACCAGGTTTTTCTGATATTGAGCGCAATGATGTTATTGTTTTTAATTATCCAGCCGAAGAGCAGCATCCTAGTGACCTACGCACCAATTATATCAAACGTTGTATAGCCATTGCAGGTGATGAAATTGAAATAAAAGACCGAGTAATCTATGTAAATGGAAATGCAACAGAATTTCCAGCTCAATCACAACATAAATATTTAGTAATTGCTTCCGAACTTTTAAAGGCAGAAACATTTTATGACCTTGGAATTCCGATAGATAATCAAACAGGAGCTGTACAGCCAACTCCTTACAATTATAATCAATATAATGATTTGGAGGGATCTATGAGTTCACTTCTTGAAAACACAAGTTCTACTTTTGAGGGAGCAGAAAAATATAAGGGACAAAATGTATATCCTTATATTATGGATTTAAGTCAAGAAGAAGTTGAGAAATTAAAAAAATATCCTAAGTTATTTTTGGATATGATTGTAAGTGTAGATGCTCAGGATAATTTATTTCCTACCAACAGAAATTATTTAAACTGGGACATTACAAAAACAGGTGCAAGTGCTTCTGATTTTGATTGGAAACTAGATAATTTTGGTTCTTTAAAAGTTCCAAATGAAGGTTGGAAAATGACTGTAACTCCTCAAAATCTAGCTTTATACGGAAAATATATTCAAGATTATGAAGGAAATGAGAATGTAGAGATTTCTAATGGAAAACTTAAGATTGATGGAAATGAACTTTCTGAATATGTCTTTAAACAAAATTATTATTTTATGATGGGAGACAATCGTCATTCGTCTGCTGATTCTCGTTTTTGGGGATTTGTTCCTGAAGACCATATTGTAGGAAAGGCAACCATGGTATTTATGTCTATTGATCCTGATTTCAACAAAGGTGGTGTTTTTAGTCGCATGCGTTGGGATAGAGCCTTTACAATTATAGAATAA
- a CDS encoding zinc dependent phospholipase C family protein yields the protein MKKIFFSLLLLLLCISNAYSWGFYGHRIINRMAVYTLPPEMFGFYKANIQYITENAVNPDRRRYAVEGEAPRHYLDMDIYGDSAWLKLPHRWKDAVEKYSEDTLMAYGIVPWTIEQFRWKLTNAMERGDADAIIRISADLGHYIGDSHVPLHSTENYNGQLTDQYGIHGFWESRLPELYALQYDFFVGKAEYIDNTQERAWDAIIGSHIALDSVLRFEKQLTKQMGDDQKWSYETRGNNTQKLYSRPFSKAYHDMLNGQVERRMKQSIKTVGDFWLTCWIDAGQPDLNKLLLSKEEQEKLEKEMKELEPSEGQSAPTLPEKPREHEGY from the coding sequence ATGAAAAAAATATTCTTCTCACTACTTTTGCTTCTACTTTGCATTTCAAATGCCTATTCTTGGGGTTTTTACGGACATCGTATTATCAATAGAATGGCAGTTTATACACTTCCACCAGAAATGTTTGGATTTTATAAAGCAAATATTCAATATATCACCGAAAATGCTGTCAATCCAGACCGTCGTAGGTATGCTGTTGAGGGAGAAGCTCCTCGCCATTATTTGGATATGGATATTTATGGAGATAGTGCTTGGCTAAAATTACCTCATCGTTGGAAAGATGCTGTTGAAAAATATTCAGAAGATACATTAATGGCGTATGGAATTGTTCCTTGGACAATAGAGCAATTTCGTTGGAAGCTCACAAATGCAATGGAACGAGGAGATGCAGATGCAATTATTCGTATTTCGGCAGATTTAGGACATTATATTGGAGATTCTCATGTTCCTCTTCATTCTACTGAAAATTATAACGGACAACTTACAGACCAATATGGAATTCATGGTTTTTGGGAATCTCGTTTGCCAGAACTCTATGCTTTACAATATGATTTTTTTGTAGGAAAAGCAGAATATATAGACAATACTCAAGAAAGAGCTTGGGACGCTATTATCGGTTCGCATATTGCACTAGATTCTGTTCTGCGTTTTGAAAAGCAACTTACTAAGCAAATGGGCGATGACCAAAAATGGAGTTATGAAACTCGTGGAAATAATACACAAAAACTTTATTCAAGACCATTTTCAAAAGCCTACCACGATATGCTCAACGGACAAGTAGAGCGAAGAATGAAACAATCTATCAAAACAGTAGGTGATTTTTGGCTTACTTGTTGGATAGATGCAGGACAACCTGATTTAAACAAGCTTTTACTTTCTAAAGAAGAACAAGAAAAACTAGAAAAAGAAATGAAAGAGCTAGAACCTTCTGAAGGTCAATCTGCTCCAACTTTACCAGAAAAACCTAGAGAACATGAAGGGTATTAG
- a CDS encoding DUF5683 domain-containing protein, producing the protein MNRLFHSLLIKQKTILAVFFCIFCFIFLSFSSFGQDTKTDSLNTIKVDSTSQIIIKETVKDSVKTKDKLQVKLEPKFKLRPPTRAALLSAALPGAGQYYNKKAWAVKIPLVYVALGVPAYLSISNHANYRIYRENYLYMQDENPATKPDASFENRSADQVQRQRDSYRRDRDFYMIITGLIYLLNIGEATTTAHFNNFDIDDDISFKFKPQMESVGMNGNTLSGVSLVMTF; encoded by the coding sequence ATGAATAGGCTATTTCACTCATTATTAATTAAGCAAAAAACAATTTTAGCAGTTTTTTTCTGTATTTTTTGCTTTATATTTCTATCTTTTTCTAGCTTTGGACAAGATACAAAAACAGATTCCTTAAATACTATCAAAGTAGATTCTACTTCACAGATTATCATTAAAGAAACAGTAAAGGATTCTGTAAAAACGAAAGATAAATTACAAGTAAAATTAGAGCCTAAATTCAAACTTCGCCCTCCTACTCGTGCCGCACTTCTTTCAGCTGCTTTACCAGGAGCTGGTCAGTATTATAATAAAAAAGCATGGGCTGTAAAAATACCCTTGGTTTATGTTGCTTTGGGTGTTCCTGCTTATCTTTCTATTTCAAATCACGCCAATTATCGTATTTATAGAGAGAATTATTTGTATATGCAAGACGAAAACCCAGCTACAAAACCTGATGCTTCTTTTGAAAATCGTTCGGCAGACCAAGTACAACGTCAGCGAGATAGTTATCGTAGAGATAGAGATTTTTATATGATTATTACTGGACTTATTTATCTGCTCAATATTGGAGAAGCTACCACAACAGCACATTTCAACAACTTTGATATTGATGATGACATTTCTTTTAAGTTTAAACCTCAAATGGAAAGTGTTGGAATGAATGGAAATACACTAAGTGGAGTTTCTTTAGTAATGACTTTTTAG
- a CDS encoding YcxB family protein, with the protein MKIEYTLQEEDFLEYQLYTTSKSESIRKKRLLSKFAVPALYVLLGVFFYFYDNNKNAILICIFLGALWLLIYPFYSKYRYKRFYLNHIKKKYTDRLDHVDALKLGNNNYFYIKEQGEEGKIKTSDISKLIELKEHFFLQTKKGGAIILPKTYILNIDGFKQKIADLEIDYVDDTAWKWN; encoded by the coding sequence ATGAAAATAGAATATACACTTCAAGAAGAGGATTTTTTAGAATATCAACTCTATACAACCTCCAAGTCAGAATCTATTAGAAAAAAGCGTTTGCTTTCAAAGTTTGCTGTGCCTGCTTTGTATGTTTTGTTGGGTGTTTTTTTCTATTTTTATGATAACAATAAAAATGCAATTTTGATTTGTATTTTTTTAGGTGCTTTATGGCTCTTGATTTATCCTTTCTATTCAAAATATAGATATAAAAGATTTTATCTCAATCATATCAAAAAAAAATATACAGATAGATTAGACCATGTCGATGCACTAAAACTAGGAAATAATAATTACTTTTATATCAAAGAACAAGGAGAAGAAGGAAAAATAAAAACATCTGACATATCCAAACTCATTGAGCTAAAAGAACATTTTTTCTTACAAACAAAAAAAGGAGGTGCAATTATTCTTCCTAAAACCTATATTTTAAATATAGATGGTTTCAAACAAAAAATTGCTGATTTAGAGATTGACTATGTAGATGATACAGCATGGAAATGGAACTAA